A window from Aliamphritea hakodatensis encodes these proteins:
- a CDS encoding AraC family transcriptional regulator, whose amino-acid sequence MTASNTPEIRNHCFFARSPSLPQAELRLADHSSACYGTHSHDEVSFGVIDAGSARYQNRRHNHQIATTATVMMNPGDAHSCNPDNGEWSYRMLFIDSQLIGELQAEIFQCQGQDYLSFPGPLDTCRHSYRAFSALFSALQQPDSGIAESLLMDYLALRYATVAPLNKEVIKTDTAGVRQVREMILDQLDTNLSLDSFASETGLSRYHLIRSFKQVYGQSPHAWQLDQRIKTAKRLLREGESLSNTASQLGFADQAHFQRNFKKRLAITPRLYQSFFI is encoded by the coding sequence ATGACAGCCAGCAACACACCGGAAATACGCAACCACTGTTTCTTTGCCCGCAGCCCGTCACTGCCGCAAGCAGAGTTACGGCTGGCGGATCACTCCAGCGCCTGCTACGGCACTCATTCCCACGATGAAGTATCATTCGGCGTCATTGATGCCGGCAGCGCCCGTTACCAGAACCGCCGGCATAACCACCAGATCGCTACAACAGCAACCGTGATGATGAATCCCGGCGATGCCCATTCCTGCAACCCGGATAACGGCGAATGGTCGTACCGGATGCTGTTCATTGACAGCCAGCTGATTGGCGAGCTGCAAGCCGAAATATTTCAGTGTCAGGGGCAGGACTACCTGTCTTTTCCCGGCCCGCTGGATACCTGCCGGCACAGCTACCGGGCGTTCAGCGCCCTTTTCAGTGCTCTGCAACAACCGGATAGCGGCATTGCTGAAAGCCTGCTGATGGACTATCTCGCCCTGCGGTATGCAACGGTAGCACCGCTGAATAAAGAGGTGATAAAAACCGATACCGCCGGCGTCCGTCAGGTACGGGAAATGATTCTGGATCAGCTGGATACCAATCTGTCACTGGACAGTTTCGCCAGCGAAACCGGGCTGAGCCGCTACCACCTGATCCGCAGTTTCAAGCAGGTTTATGGCCAGTCCCCCCATGCCTGGCAGCTGGATCAGCGCATTAAAACCGCCAAACGTTTACTGCGTGAAGGCGAAAGCCTCAGCAATACTGCCAGCCAGCTGGGGTTTGCGGATCAGGCACATTTTCAGCGCAACTTTAAGAAACGTCTGGCAATTACCCCCAGGCTTTATCAGTCGTTTTTTATCTGA
- a CDS encoding LysE family translocator, with the protein MLTVVLSMLAFALVGAISPGPVNIVATGAGANYGFRGALPHVLGATLSYTLIVFLVGAGLNRLLVEFPQFTSVLQYAGSAFLLWMAWKIASARPESLQEDNRSEPPRIIEGALCQILNPKAWLVSVSGVSLFVSSQQPAELFLLIFCAVSFAMCLIGVGSWALLGQLISGYLSSPARQVMFNRIMAALLVASILTITNV; encoded by the coding sequence ATGCTGACAGTCGTATTATCTATGCTGGCATTTGCCCTCGTCGGCGCCATTTCACCGGGGCCGGTAAACATTGTTGCCACCGGAGCCGGTGCAAACTATGGGTTTCGTGGCGCCCTGCCTCACGTGCTGGGCGCCACCCTGAGCTATACCCTGATCGTTTTTCTGGTGGGGGCCGGTCTGAACCGTTTACTGGTTGAGTTCCCTCAATTCACCTCGGTTCTGCAGTACGCAGGGAGCGCGTTCCTGTTATGGATGGCCTGGAAAATCGCCTCTGCCCGTCCGGAAAGCCTGCAGGAGGATAACCGTTCAGAACCGCCCCGTATCATTGAGGGTGCACTCTGCCAGATACTGAACCCCAAAGCCTGGCTGGTTTCGGTCTCCGGTGTCAGTCTGTTTGTCAGCAGCCAGCAACCGGCTGAACTCTTCTTACTGATTTTCTGTGCCGTATCCTTTGCCATGTGCCTGATCGGTGTCGGCAGCTGGGCGCTGCTGGGTCAGCTGATCAGCGGTTACTTGTCCAGTCCGGCACGTCAGGTTATGTTTAACCGGATCATGGCAGCGCTGTTAGTCGCCAGTATTCTGACCATCACGAATGTTTAA
- a CDS encoding lysophospholipid acyltransferase family protein translates to MLINRIIKILFFALLVKPVVLILLGLNVRGRPNLPDKGPAILVANHNSHLDTLVLMSLYPLSQIHRIRPVAAADYFLQKGGFLAWLALTCIGIIPMDRSGSADRDSLFKGCHEALDNDQILILFPEGSRGQPEQMSKIKKGVFYVLKERPDTKVIPVMLHGLGRALPRNEALFVPFNCDVIIGEEIPMTEKSPAFVAAIAAAFEQLSEYCITQNQL, encoded by the coding sequence ATGCTTATCAACAGGATCATTAAAATTCTTTTTTTTGCACTGCTGGTAAAACCTGTTGTTCTGATCCTGCTGGGTCTGAACGTCAGAGGCAGGCCTAACTTACCGGATAAAGGCCCGGCAATTCTGGTGGCCAATCACAACAGCCATCTGGACACCCTGGTACTGATGAGTCTGTATCCGTTGTCACAGATACACCGTATCCGCCCGGTAGCCGCCGCGGACTATTTTCTCCAAAAGGGTGGCTTTCTGGCCTGGCTGGCGCTGACATGCATCGGCATTATTCCGATGGATCGCAGCGGCAGTGCCGACCGGGACAGTCTGTTTAAAGGCTGTCATGAGGCTCTGGATAACGATCAGATTCTGATTCTGTTTCCGGAAGGCAGCAGAGGCCAGCCAGAACAGATGAGCAAAATTAAAAAAGGGGTTTTTTATGTCTTAAAAGAACGCCCTGATACCAAAGTGATCCCCGTGATGCTGCACGGTCTGGGCCGGGCCCTGCCCCGTAATGAAGCGCTCTTTGTCCCTTTTAACTGTGATGTAATCATTGGCGAAGAAATTCCGATGACTGAAAAGTCCCCGGCCTTTGTCGCGGCCATCGCCGCAGCGTTCGAACAGTTATCCGAATATTGCATTACACAAAATCAGTTATAA